A window of Rhododendron vialii isolate Sample 1 chromosome 13a, ASM3025357v1 contains these coding sequences:
- the LOC131312310 gene encoding uncharacterized protein LOC131312310 isoform X1, whose protein sequence is MSIQKEPEQVMKLRGGSVLGKKTILKSDHFPGCQNKRLSPQIDGAPNYRQADSLHVHGVAIPTIDGIRNVLNHVGAQIDGKQTRVLWINLREEPQVVYINGRPFVLRDVERPFSNLEYTGINRDRVEQMEARLKEDILLEAARYGNKILVTDELPDGQMVDQWEPVTHDSVKTPLEVYEELQAKQYLVDYERVPVTDEKSPKEQDFDILVDKISQADINTEITFNCQMGRGRTTTGMVIATLVYLNRIGASGIPRTNSIGKVSNSGSSIADNLPNSEEAIRRGEYVVIRSLIRVLEGGVEGKRQVDKVIDKCASMQLQNLREAIATYRNSIMRQPDEMKREASLSFFVEYLERYYFLICFAVYLHTEGAALHARSPDQSSFAEWMKARPELYSIIRRLLRRDPMGALGYVNAKPSLIRLAESSDGRPCEMSVVAALRIGEVLGSQTVLKSDHCPGCQNTSLPERVEGAPNFREIPGFPVYGVANPTIDGIRSVIQRIGSSKGGRPVLWHNMREEPVIYINGKPFVLREVERPYKNMLEYTGIDRERVQRMEARLKEDILREAERYGGAIMVIHETDDGQIFDAWEQVSSDVIQTPLEVFKCLDSEGFPVKYARVPITDGKAPKSSDFDTLAVNIASAPKDTAFVFNCQMGRGRTTTGTVIACLLKLRLEYGRPIRILLDSTSHEEVDDGTSSGEETGGHSAALASGSNKGRPGKERSHAFGMNDILLLWKITRLFDNGVECREALDAIIDRCSALQNIRQAVLQYRKVFNQQHVEPRERRLALNRGAEYLERYFRLIAFAAYLGSEAFDQFCGQGESRMTFKNWLHQRPEVQAMKWSIRLRPGRFFTVPEELRAPHESQHGDAVMEAIVKARSGSVLGKGSILKMYFFPGQRTSSSIQIHGAPHVYKVDGYPVYSMATPTIAGAKEMLAYLSAKPTAEVNVSRKVILTDLREEAVVYINGTPFVLRELNKPVDTLKHVGITGPVVEHMEARLKEDIISEVKQSGGRMLLHREEFSPASNQVSIIGYWENIFVDDVKSPAEVYAALKDEGYNIEYRRIPLTREREALASDVDAIQYCRDDSAGSYLFVSHTGFGGVSYAMAIICIRLDADEKLVSDTPQPSTLLYRASDEEAHKMGDYRDILSLTRVLVCGPKSKSDVDSVIERCAGAGHLRDDIHYYSKELEKFPDGDDEHRAYLMDMGVKALRRYFFLITFRSYLYCTSATKMQFSSWMDARPELGHLCNNLRIDK, encoded by the exons ATGTCGATACAAAAGGAACCGGAGCAGGTCATGAAACTAAGAGGGGGATCCGTGCTGGGGAAGAAGACCATTCTCAAGAGTGATCATTTTCCTGGTTGCCAGAACAAACGCTTGTCTCCGCAGATCGATGGTGCTCCCAACTACCGTCAG GCGGACTCGTTGCATGTTCATGGTGTTGCAATTCCTACCATTGATGGGATCCGGAACGTTCTTAACCATGTTGGGGCTCAAATAGATGGAAAACAGACACGAGTACTTTGGATTAACCTTCGTGAAGAGCCG CAGGTTGTATATATCAATGGACGCCCTTTTGTTTTGCGTGATGTTGAGAGGCCTTTCTCCAACCTTGAATATACG GGGATCAACAGGGATAGGGTTGAACAAATGGAAGCTCGATTGAAAGAAGATATCCTCTTAGAAGCTGCAAG ATATGGAAATAAGATCCTGGTTACTGATGAACTGCCTGATGGTCAGATGGTGGATCAGTGGGAACCGGTGACACATGACTCTGTCAAAACACCACTTGAG GTGTATGAAGAACTACAAGCAAAACAGTACCTTGTTGACTATGAACGTGTTCCTGTAACAGATGAGAAATCACCAAAGGAGCAGGACTTTGATATTTTG GTTGACAAAATATCTCAAGCTGATATAAACACAGAGATAACTTTCAATTGCCAAATGGGGCGTGGAAGAACTACAACTGGGATGGTGATTGCTACACTGGTTTACCTTAATCGAATTGGAGCATCTG GGATTCCAAGGACCAATTCGATTGGGAAGGTCTCCAACTCTGGTTCCAGCATTGCTGATAATTTGCCTAACTCAGAGGAGGCAATTCGTAGAGGAGAATATGTTGTTATTAGAAGCTTGATTCGGGTGTTAGAG GGCGGTGTTGAAGGCAAAAGACAAGTGGACAAGGTCATTGATAAATGTGCTTCCATGCAG TTACAGAACTTACGTGAAGCTATTGCCACTTATCGCAATAGTATTATGCGTCAACCAGATGAGATGAAGAGGGAGGCATCACTTTCCTTTTTTGTGGAGTACTTGGAAAGATATTACTTCCTTATATGCTTTGCTGTCTACCTCCATACAGAGGGAGCAGCACTCCATGCTAGATCCCCTGATCAAAGCAGTTTTGCTGAGTGGATGAAAGCAAGGCCAGAGCTGTATAGTATTATTCGCAG GTTGCTTAGGAGGGACCCAATGGGAGCACTTGGATATGTCAATGCAAAACCTTCGCTAATAAGACTTGCTGAATCTTCTGATGGGCGCCCATGTGAAATGAGTGTAGTTGCTGCCTTGAGAATTGGGGAGGTTCTTGGAAGTCAGACTGTTCTCAAGAGTGACCACTGCCCTGGCTGTCAAAACACAAGTCTACCGGAAAGAGTGGAGGGTGCCCCTAATTTTAGAGAAATTCCTGGGTTTCCAGTTTATGGAGTTGCTAATCCGACAATTGATGGAATTAGGTCAGTCATTCAGAGGATAGGTAGCTCTAAAGGTGGCCGTCCAGTGTTGTGGCACAATATGCGAGAAGAACCTGTTATCTACATCAACGGCAAACCATTTGTACTTCGTGAGGTTGAAAGACCGTACAAAAACATGCTAGAGTACACG GGAATTGATCGTGAAAGAGTACAGAGAATGGAAGCCCGGTTGAAAGAAGATATTCTTCGCGAAGCTGAACGCTATGGGGGTGCCATTATGGTTATACATGAAACTGATGATGGGCAGATATTTGATGCGTGGGAACAAGTCAGCTCTGATGTAATTCAGACCCCACTGGAAGTTTTCAAATGCTTAGATTCGGAGGGTTTTCCTGTCAAGTATGCTCGTGTGCCCATTACTGATGGTAAAGCCCCCAAAAGTTCTGACTTCGACACTTTAGCTGTGAATATTGCATCGGCTCCCAAGGATACTGCTTTTGTTTTCAACTGCCAG ATGGGTAGAGGAAGGACAACCACTGGTACTGTGATCGCTTGCCTTCTAAAACTTCGATTAGAATATGGGAGACCCATTAGAATCCTGCTTGATAGTACATCCCATGAGGAGGTGGATGATGGTACGTCCAGTGGTGAAGAAACTGGTGGTCATAGTGCTGCATTAGCCTCTGGTTCTAATAAAGGTAGACCAGGAAAAGAGCGAAGTCATGCATTTGGGATGAATGACATCTTATTATTGTGGAAGATAACCAGACTATTTGATAATGGGGTGGAATGTCGGGAGGCTTTGGATGCTATTATTGATAGATGTTCAGCTCTCCAAAACATACGCCAAGCTGTCCTGCAATACAGAAAAGTCTTCAATCAGCAACATGTGGAGCCAAGGGAAAGGAGACTGGCACTAAACCGTGGAGCTGAGTACTTGGAACGCTATTTTCGTTTGATTGCTTTTGCAGCATATCTTGGAAGTGAAGCATTTGATCAGTTTTGTGGGCAAGGTGAATCCAGGATGACATTCAAGAATTGGTTGCATCAGAGACCTGAAGTTCAAGCAATGAAATGGAGCATAAGATTAAGGCCTGGGAGATTCTTTACAGTTCCT GAGGAGTTGAGAGCACCGCATGAATCTCAACATGGAGATGCAGTAATGGAGGCTATTGTGAAGGCTCGTAGTGGTTCAGTTTTGGGGAAAGGCTCTATACTTAAGATGTACTTCTTTCCCGGTCAAAGAACTTCCAGCAGCATTCAGATACATGGTGCACCTCATGTTTACAAG GTGGATGGTTACCCTGTGTATAGCATGGCAACTCCAACAATTGCTGGCGCCAAAGAGATGTTGGCCTATTTAAGTGCCAAGCCCACTGCTGAAGTAAATGTTTCTAGGAAAGTGATTTTAACTGACTTAAGAGAAGAAGCTGTTGTTTATATCAATGGCACTCCATTTGTCCTTAGGGAACTAAATAAGCCTGTTGATACACTCAAGCATGTTGGAATCACTGGTCCAGTG GTGGAACACATGGAGGCACGCCTAAAAGAAGATATAATATCTGAGGTCAAACAATCAGGGGGTCGAATGCTTCTACACCGTGAAGAATTCAGCCCGGCATCAAATCAGGTCAGCATCATAGGATACTGGGAGAACATCTTCGTAGATGATGTGAAATCGCCTGCTGAAGTATATGCTGCTCTCAAAGATGAAGGATACAACATTGAATACAGGAGAATACCATTAACTAGGGAGAGAGAAGCGTTAGCTTCTGATGTTGATGCAATCCAATACTGCAGAGACGA CTCTGCAGGGTCTTATCTTTTCGTGTCACACacaggatttggaggggtttCTTACGCAATGGCTATTATCTGTATAAGACTTGATGCGGATGAAAAATTAGTTTCAGATACACCTCAACCATCAACTTTACTTTATCGAGCTTCTGATGAAGAAGCACACAAAATGGGTGATTACAGGGATATACTAAGTCTTACCAGAGTTCTTGTGTGTGGTCCAAAGAGTAAATCAGATGTTGACAGTGTCATAGAAAG
- the LOC131312310 gene encoding uncharacterized protein LOC131312310 isoform X5: MSIQKEPEQVMKLRGGSVLGKKTILKSDHFPGCQNKRLSPQIDGAPNYRQADSLHVHGVAIPTIDGIRNVLNHVGAQIDGKQTRVLWINLREEPQVVYINGRPFVLRDVERPFSNLEYTGINRDRVEQMEARLKEDILLEAARYGNKILVTDELPDGQMVDQWEPVTHDSVKTPLEVYEELQAKQYLVDYERVPVTDEKSPKEQDFDILVDKISQADINTEITFNCQMGRGRTTTGMVIATLVYLNRIGASGIPRTNSIGKVSNSGSSIADNLPNSEEAIRRGEYVVIRSLIRVLEGGVEGKRQVDKVIDKCASMQLQNLREAIATYRNSIMRQPDEMKREASLSFFVEYLERYYFLICFAVYLHTEGAALHARSPDQSSFAEWMKARPELYSIIRRLLRRDPMGALGYVNAKPSLIRLAESSDGRPCEMSVVAALRIGEVLGSQTVLKSDHCPGCQNTSLPERVEGAPNFREIPGFPVYGVANPTIDGIRSVIQRIGSSKGGRPVLWHNMREEPVIYINGKPFVLREGIDRERVQRMEARLKEDILREAERYGGAIMVIHETDDGQIFDAWEQVSSDVIQTPLEVFKCLDSEGFPVKYARVPITDGKAPKSSDFDTLAVNIASAPKDTAFVFNCQMGRGRTTTGTVIACLLKLRLEYGRPIRILLDSTSHEEVDDGTSSGEETGGHSAALASGSNKGRPGKERSHAFGMNDILLLWKITRLFDNGVECREALDAIIDRCSALQNIRQAVLQYRKVFNQQHVEPRERRLALNRGAEYLERYFRLIAFAAYLGSEAFDQFCGQGESRMTFKNWLHQRPEVQAMKWSIRLRPGRFFTVPEELRAPHESQHGDAVMEAIVKARSGSVLGKGSILKMYFFPGQRTSSSIQIHGAPHVYKVDGYPVYSMATPTIAGAKEMLAYLSAKPTAEVNVSRKVILTDLREEAVVYINGTPFVLRELNKPVDTLKHVGITGPVVEHMEARLKEDIISEVKQSGGRMLLHREEFSPASNQVSIIGYWENIFVDDVKSPAEVYAALKDEGYNIEYRRIPLTREREALASDVDAIQYCRDDSAGSYLFVSHTGFGGVSYAMAIICIRLDADEKLVSDTPQPSTLLYRASDEEAHKMGDYRDILSLTRVLVCGPKSKSDVDSVIERCAGAGHLRDDIHYYSKELEKFPDGDDEHRAYLMDMGVKALRRYFFLITFRSYLYCTSATKMQFSSWMDARPELGHLCNNLRIDK, translated from the exons ATGTCGATACAAAAGGAACCGGAGCAGGTCATGAAACTAAGAGGGGGATCCGTGCTGGGGAAGAAGACCATTCTCAAGAGTGATCATTTTCCTGGTTGCCAGAACAAACGCTTGTCTCCGCAGATCGATGGTGCTCCCAACTACCGTCAG GCGGACTCGTTGCATGTTCATGGTGTTGCAATTCCTACCATTGATGGGATCCGGAACGTTCTTAACCATGTTGGGGCTCAAATAGATGGAAAACAGACACGAGTACTTTGGATTAACCTTCGTGAAGAGCCG CAGGTTGTATATATCAATGGACGCCCTTTTGTTTTGCGTGATGTTGAGAGGCCTTTCTCCAACCTTGAATATACG GGGATCAACAGGGATAGGGTTGAACAAATGGAAGCTCGATTGAAAGAAGATATCCTCTTAGAAGCTGCAAG ATATGGAAATAAGATCCTGGTTACTGATGAACTGCCTGATGGTCAGATGGTGGATCAGTGGGAACCGGTGACACATGACTCTGTCAAAACACCACTTGAG GTGTATGAAGAACTACAAGCAAAACAGTACCTTGTTGACTATGAACGTGTTCCTGTAACAGATGAGAAATCACCAAAGGAGCAGGACTTTGATATTTTG GTTGACAAAATATCTCAAGCTGATATAAACACAGAGATAACTTTCAATTGCCAAATGGGGCGTGGAAGAACTACAACTGGGATGGTGATTGCTACACTGGTTTACCTTAATCGAATTGGAGCATCTG GGATTCCAAGGACCAATTCGATTGGGAAGGTCTCCAACTCTGGTTCCAGCATTGCTGATAATTTGCCTAACTCAGAGGAGGCAATTCGTAGAGGAGAATATGTTGTTATTAGAAGCTTGATTCGGGTGTTAGAG GGCGGTGTTGAAGGCAAAAGACAAGTGGACAAGGTCATTGATAAATGTGCTTCCATGCAG TTACAGAACTTACGTGAAGCTATTGCCACTTATCGCAATAGTATTATGCGTCAACCAGATGAGATGAAGAGGGAGGCATCACTTTCCTTTTTTGTGGAGTACTTGGAAAGATATTACTTCCTTATATGCTTTGCTGTCTACCTCCATACAGAGGGAGCAGCACTCCATGCTAGATCCCCTGATCAAAGCAGTTTTGCTGAGTGGATGAAAGCAAGGCCAGAGCTGTATAGTATTATTCGCAG GTTGCTTAGGAGGGACCCAATGGGAGCACTTGGATATGTCAATGCAAAACCTTCGCTAATAAGACTTGCTGAATCTTCTGATGGGCGCCCATGTGAAATGAGTGTAGTTGCTGCCTTGAGAATTGGGGAGGTTCTTGGAAGTCAGACTGTTCTCAAGAGTGACCACTGCCCTGGCTGTCAAAACACAAGTCTACCGGAAAGAGTGGAGGGTGCCCCTAATTTTAGAGAAATTCCTGGGTTTCCAGTTTATGGAGTTGCTAATCCGACAATTGATGGAATTAGGTCAGTCATTCAGAGGATAGGTAGCTCTAAAGGTGGCCGTCCAGTGTTGTGGCACAATATGCGAGAAGAACCTGTTATCTACATCAACGGCAAACCATTTGTACTTCGTGAG GGAATTGATCGTGAAAGAGTACAGAGAATGGAAGCCCGGTTGAAAGAAGATATTCTTCGCGAAGCTGAACGCTATGGGGGTGCCATTATGGTTATACATGAAACTGATGATGGGCAGATATTTGATGCGTGGGAACAAGTCAGCTCTGATGTAATTCAGACCCCACTGGAAGTTTTCAAATGCTTAGATTCGGAGGGTTTTCCTGTCAAGTATGCTCGTGTGCCCATTACTGATGGTAAAGCCCCCAAAAGTTCTGACTTCGACACTTTAGCTGTGAATATTGCATCGGCTCCCAAGGATACTGCTTTTGTTTTCAACTGCCAG ATGGGTAGAGGAAGGACAACCACTGGTACTGTGATCGCTTGCCTTCTAAAACTTCGATTAGAATATGGGAGACCCATTAGAATCCTGCTTGATAGTACATCCCATGAGGAGGTGGATGATGGTACGTCCAGTGGTGAAGAAACTGGTGGTCATAGTGCTGCATTAGCCTCTGGTTCTAATAAAGGTAGACCAGGAAAAGAGCGAAGTCATGCATTTGGGATGAATGACATCTTATTATTGTGGAAGATAACCAGACTATTTGATAATGGGGTGGAATGTCGGGAGGCTTTGGATGCTATTATTGATAGATGTTCAGCTCTCCAAAACATACGCCAAGCTGTCCTGCAATACAGAAAAGTCTTCAATCAGCAACATGTGGAGCCAAGGGAAAGGAGACTGGCACTAAACCGTGGAGCTGAGTACTTGGAACGCTATTTTCGTTTGATTGCTTTTGCAGCATATCTTGGAAGTGAAGCATTTGATCAGTTTTGTGGGCAAGGTGAATCCAGGATGACATTCAAGAATTGGTTGCATCAGAGACCTGAAGTTCAAGCAATGAAATGGAGCATAAGATTAAGGCCTGGGAGATTCTTTACAGTTCCT GAGGAGTTGAGAGCACCGCATGAATCTCAACATGGAGATGCAGTAATGGAGGCTATTGTGAAGGCTCGTAGTGGTTCAGTTTTGGGGAAAGGCTCTATACTTAAGATGTACTTCTTTCCCGGTCAAAGAACTTCCAGCAGCATTCAGATACATGGTGCACCTCATGTTTACAAG GTGGATGGTTACCCTGTGTATAGCATGGCAACTCCAACAATTGCTGGCGCCAAAGAGATGTTGGCCTATTTAAGTGCCAAGCCCACTGCTGAAGTAAATGTTTCTAGGAAAGTGATTTTAACTGACTTAAGAGAAGAAGCTGTTGTTTATATCAATGGCACTCCATTTGTCCTTAGGGAACTAAATAAGCCTGTTGATACACTCAAGCATGTTGGAATCACTGGTCCAGTG GTGGAACACATGGAGGCACGCCTAAAAGAAGATATAATATCTGAGGTCAAACAATCAGGGGGTCGAATGCTTCTACACCGTGAAGAATTCAGCCCGGCATCAAATCAGGTCAGCATCATAGGATACTGGGAGAACATCTTCGTAGATGATGTGAAATCGCCTGCTGAAGTATATGCTGCTCTCAAAGATGAAGGATACAACATTGAATACAGGAGAATACCATTAACTAGGGAGAGAGAAGCGTTAGCTTCTGATGTTGATGCAATCCAATACTGCAGAGACGA CTCTGCAGGGTCTTATCTTTTCGTGTCACACacaggatttggaggggtttCTTACGCAATGGCTATTATCTGTATAAGACTTGATGCGGATGAAAAATTAGTTTCAGATACACCTCAACCATCAACTTTACTTTATCGAGCTTCTGATGAAGAAGCACACAAAATGGGTGATTACAGGGATATACTAAGTCTTACCAGAGTTCTTGTGTGTGGTCCAAAGAGTAAATCAGATGTTGACAGTGTCATAGAAAG
- the LOC131312310 gene encoding uncharacterized protein LOC131312310 isoform X3 has protein sequence MSIQKEPEQVMKLRGGSVLGKKTILKSDHFPGCQNKRLSPQIDGAPNYRQADSLHVHGVAIPTIDGIRNVLNHVGAQIDGKQTRVLWINLREEPQVVYINGRPFVLRDVERPFSNLEYTGINRDRVEQMEARLKEDILLEAARYGNKILVTDELPDGQMVDQWEPVTHDSVKTPLEVYEELQAKQYLVDYERVPVTDEKSPKEQDFDILVDKISQADINTEITFNCQMGRGRTTTGMVIATLVYLNRIGASGIPRTNSIGKVSNSGSSIADNLPNSEEAIRRGEYVVIRSLIRVLEGGVEGKRQVDKVIDKCASMQNLREAIATYRNSIMRQPDEMKREASLSFFVEYLERYYFLICFAVYLHTEGAALHARSPDQSSFAEWMKARPELYSIIRRLLRRDPMGALGYVNAKPSLIRLAESSDGRPCEMSVVAALRIGEVLGSQTVLKSDHCPGCQNTSLPERVEGAPNFREIPGFPVYGVANPTIDGIRSVIQRIGSSKGGRPVLWHNMREEPVIYINGKPFVLREVERPYKNMLEYTGIDRERVQRMEARLKEDILREAERYGGAIMVIHETDDGQIFDAWEQVSSDVIQTPLEVFKCLDSEGFPVKYARVPITDGKAPKSSDFDTLAVNIASAPKDTAFVFNCQMGRGRTTTGTVIACLLKLRLEYGRPIRILLDSTSHEEVDDGTSSGEETGGHSAALASGSNKGRPGKERSHAFGMNDILLLWKITRLFDNGVECREALDAIIDRCSALQNIRQAVLQYRKVFNQQHVEPRERRLALNRGAEYLERYFRLIAFAAYLGSEAFDQFCGQGESRMTFKNWLHQRPEVQAMKWSIRLRPGRFFTVPEELRAPHESQHGDAVMEAIVKARSGSVLGKGSILKMYFFPGQRTSSSIQIHGAPHVYKVDGYPVYSMATPTIAGAKEMLAYLSAKPTAEVNVSRKVILTDLREEAVVYINGTPFVLRELNKPVDTLKHVGITGPVVEHMEARLKEDIISEVKQSGGRMLLHREEFSPASNQVSIIGYWENIFVDDVKSPAEVYAALKDEGYNIEYRRIPLTREREALASDVDAIQYCRDDSAGSYLFVSHTGFGGVSYAMAIICIRLDADEKLVSDTPQPSTLLYRASDEEAHKMGDYRDILSLTRVLVCGPKSKSDVDSVIERCAGAGHLRDDIHYYSKELEKFPDGDDEHRAYLMDMGVKALRRYFFLITFRSYLYCTSATKMQFSSWMDARPELGHLCNNLRIDK, from the exons ATGTCGATACAAAAGGAACCGGAGCAGGTCATGAAACTAAGAGGGGGATCCGTGCTGGGGAAGAAGACCATTCTCAAGAGTGATCATTTTCCTGGTTGCCAGAACAAACGCTTGTCTCCGCAGATCGATGGTGCTCCCAACTACCGTCAG GCGGACTCGTTGCATGTTCATGGTGTTGCAATTCCTACCATTGATGGGATCCGGAACGTTCTTAACCATGTTGGGGCTCAAATAGATGGAAAACAGACACGAGTACTTTGGATTAACCTTCGTGAAGAGCCG CAGGTTGTATATATCAATGGACGCCCTTTTGTTTTGCGTGATGTTGAGAGGCCTTTCTCCAACCTTGAATATACG GGGATCAACAGGGATAGGGTTGAACAAATGGAAGCTCGATTGAAAGAAGATATCCTCTTAGAAGCTGCAAG ATATGGAAATAAGATCCTGGTTACTGATGAACTGCCTGATGGTCAGATGGTGGATCAGTGGGAACCGGTGACACATGACTCTGTCAAAACACCACTTGAG GTGTATGAAGAACTACAAGCAAAACAGTACCTTGTTGACTATGAACGTGTTCCTGTAACAGATGAGAAATCACCAAAGGAGCAGGACTTTGATATTTTG GTTGACAAAATATCTCAAGCTGATATAAACACAGAGATAACTTTCAATTGCCAAATGGGGCGTGGAAGAACTACAACTGGGATGGTGATTGCTACACTGGTTTACCTTAATCGAATTGGAGCATCTG GGATTCCAAGGACCAATTCGATTGGGAAGGTCTCCAACTCTGGTTCCAGCATTGCTGATAATTTGCCTAACTCAGAGGAGGCAATTCGTAGAGGAGAATATGTTGTTATTAGAAGCTTGATTCGGGTGTTAGAG GGCGGTGTTGAAGGCAAAAGACAAGTGGACAAGGTCATTGATAAATGTGCTTCCATGCAG AACTTACGTGAAGCTATTGCCACTTATCGCAATAGTATTATGCGTCAACCAGATGAGATGAAGAGGGAGGCATCACTTTCCTTTTTTGTGGAGTACTTGGAAAGATATTACTTCCTTATATGCTTTGCTGTCTACCTCCATACAGAGGGAGCAGCACTCCATGCTAGATCCCCTGATCAAAGCAGTTTTGCTGAGTGGATGAAAGCAAGGCCAGAGCTGTATAGTATTATTCGCAG GTTGCTTAGGAGGGACCCAATGGGAGCACTTGGATATGTCAATGCAAAACCTTCGCTAATAAGACTTGCTGAATCTTCTGATGGGCGCCCATGTGAAATGAGTGTAGTTGCTGCCTTGAGAATTGGGGAGGTTCTTGGAAGTCAGACTGTTCTCAAGAGTGACCACTGCCCTGGCTGTCAAAACACAAGTCTACCGGAAAGAGTGGAGGGTGCCCCTAATTTTAGAGAAATTCCTGGGTTTCCAGTTTATGGAGTTGCTAATCCGACAATTGATGGAATTAGGTCAGTCATTCAGAGGATAGGTAGCTCTAAAGGTGGCCGTCCAGTGTTGTGGCACAATATGCGAGAAGAACCTGTTATCTACATCAACGGCAAACCATTTGTACTTCGTGAGGTTGAAAGACCGTACAAAAACATGCTAGAGTACACG GGAATTGATCGTGAAAGAGTACAGAGAATGGAAGCCCGGTTGAAAGAAGATATTCTTCGCGAAGCTGAACGCTATGGGGGTGCCATTATGGTTATACATGAAACTGATGATGGGCAGATATTTGATGCGTGGGAACAAGTCAGCTCTGATGTAATTCAGACCCCACTGGAAGTTTTCAAATGCTTAGATTCGGAGGGTTTTCCTGTCAAGTATGCTCGTGTGCCCATTACTGATGGTAAAGCCCCCAAAAGTTCTGACTTCGACACTTTAGCTGTGAATATTGCATCGGCTCCCAAGGATACTGCTTTTGTTTTCAACTGCCAG ATGGGTAGAGGAAGGACAACCACTGGTACTGTGATCGCTTGCCTTCTAAAACTTCGATTAGAATATGGGAGACCCATTAGAATCCTGCTTGATAGTACATCCCATGAGGAGGTGGATGATGGTACGTCCAGTGGTGAAGAAACTGGTGGTCATAGTGCTGCATTAGCCTCTGGTTCTAATAAAGGTAGACCAGGAAAAGAGCGAAGTCATGCATTTGGGATGAATGACATCTTATTATTGTGGAAGATAACCAGACTATTTGATAATGGGGTGGAATGTCGGGAGGCTTTGGATGCTATTATTGATAGATGTTCAGCTCTCCAAAACATACGCCAAGCTGTCCTGCAATACAGAAAAGTCTTCAATCAGCAACATGTGGAGCCAAGGGAAAGGAGACTGGCACTAAACCGTGGAGCTGAGTACTTGGAACGCTATTTTCGTTTGATTGCTTTTGCAGCATATCTTGGAAGTGAAGCATTTGATCAGTTTTGTGGGCAAGGTGAATCCAGGATGACATTCAAGAATTGGTTGCATCAGAGACCTGAAGTTCAAGCAATGAAATGGAGCATAAGATTAAGGCCTGGGAGATTCTTTACAGTTCCT GAGGAGTTGAGAGCACCGCATGAATCTCAACATGGAGATGCAGTAATGGAGGCTATTGTGAAGGCTCGTAGTGGTTCAGTTTTGGGGAAAGGCTCTATACTTAAGATGTACTTCTTTCCCGGTCAAAGAACTTCCAGCAGCATTCAGATACATGGTGCACCTCATGTTTACAAG GTGGATGGTTACCCTGTGTATAGCATGGCAACTCCAACAATTGCTGGCGCCAAAGAGATGTTGGCCTATTTAAGTGCCAAGCCCACTGCTGAAGTAAATGTTTCTAGGAAAGTGATTTTAACTGACTTAAGAGAAGAAGCTGTTGTTTATATCAATGGCACTCCATTTGTCCTTAGGGAACTAAATAAGCCTGTTGATACACTCAAGCATGTTGGAATCACTGGTCCAGTG GTGGAACACATGGAGGCACGCCTAAAAGAAGATATAATATCTGAGGTCAAACAATCAGGGGGTCGAATGCTTCTACACCGTGAAGAATTCAGCCCGGCATCAAATCAGGTCAGCATCATAGGATACTGGGAGAACATCTTCGTAGATGATGTGAAATCGCCTGCTGAAGTATATGCTGCTCTCAAAGATGAAGGATACAACATTGAATACAGGAGAATACCATTAACTAGGGAGAGAGAAGCGTTAGCTTCTGATGTTGATGCAATCCAATACTGCAGAGACGA CTCTGCAGGGTCTTATCTTTTCGTGTCACACacaggatttggaggggtttCTTACGCAATGGCTATTATCTGTATAAGACTTGATGCGGATGAAAAATTAGTTTCAGATACACCTCAACCATCAACTTTACTTTATCGAGCTTCTGATGAAGAAGCACACAAAATGGGTGATTACAGGGATATACTAAGTCTTACCAGAGTTCTTGTGTGTGGTCCAAAGAGTAAATCAGATGTTGACAGTGTCATAGAAAG